ATTAAAAGTTTTGCGCTTAGATTTGATGAGAATTATATATTAAGTCAAATTTATTTAGAACCCTTTCCAGCTGAGCTTTATTAAGGGTTAGTTCTCTAAAAATTCAACCCTAAAATCCTGTAAAATCTCTTGAACTAATTCTTTTTCCTTGGGATAAAAGGATATTGTGCAAAAACCCTTATGAGGATCAAGAATTGTAAGAATAGCTAAGTGATCATAACCCTCAAGAATGAATTTGAGAAAGGCAATTTTAGATGGCTCTATAATAAATTTAAATAAACTTCCCTTCACATGGATATGGAAAAGGGAAGAGGCCTTAGCCTCTTCCCTGAATTGTCAGGTTAAGAATTACTAAGCTTCTCTTGTCCTTGCCCTTCTTGAATTCTGGGGATTTCCAGCATCAATTACCTTTACTTTTGATGCCTGTTCTCCCTTGGGCCCTTGAATGACCTCAAACTCAACAGTTTGACCTTCTCTGAGGGTTTTAAAGCCCGGCATGTCAATGGCTGAAAAATGCACAAAGACATCACCACCCTCATCCTTAGAGATGAACCCATACCCCTTCTTCTCATCAAACCACTTAACCTTACCTCTAAACATGTTACTTAAACCTCCTTATGTTTGTTTCTTGAAAGGTAGATTACACCTAAAAAATTTTTTGTAAAGAGGGTAATAAAAAAATTTTTTTATAATAAAATAAAAGGGATGTTTTTGACCTTACCAGGTCCGTTAAAATATAAAGGTTTCAGACTTTTTATTACTGGTCATTTTCTATCTTTCACAGGTTCTTGGATCCAAAATACTGCTCTCCAGTGGATAATTTACAATCTTCACCACTCTACAGGAGAACTTGGTCTTTTTAATTTTTTGACCACCTTTCCTACGATTTTTGTTACCCTTCTTGCAGGTTTCATAATTGACCGATTTAATCGCAAAAGACTTCTTCAATTACTCCTTATTCTTGCCCTTTTTCCCCCTTTGGTTTTGGGAATTTTGTTACATTTTGGAATTTATTTATTCTGGGCCTTTTTACTTCTATCTTTTTTAGCCTCTGTTCTTTCCTCTATAGATATGCCCTTAAGACAGGTTTTTATTAGTGAAATTGTTCCCCCTCAATATTTAACCAGAGCCTTATCTCTTCAGGCCTCTTCTTTTAACAGTGCCCGTATGCTTGGGCCTGCTTTGGCAGGTTTTATAATGCAAATTTTTCCCATAAGTATATGTTTTTTTATCAACTTTATCAGTTATTTACCACTTTTTATCTTTACCTTTTGGATTAAAACCTCAGAAGATTTTTCAAGAAAATCTGAAAAATTTAATGTAATTAAGGAATTAAAACATTTTTTGAAATTTTTGACAGAAAATCTTGAATTTTCATTAATTTTGCTCCTTACAGCGTCTTTTACTTTTTTTGCAACTTCTATTATAATATTGTTACCAATGCTAACTTTTAAAATTTTACAGGGCTCAGCCAAAGAATTTGCCCTTCTTTCATCAGGCGTTGGAATAGGCGCTATAATGGGAGCTTTTTTCCTATTTCTTAAAAAAGAAATACCCTCTAAGATTTTTCATTTATTGAAAGCTCATGCCTTTTGGTTAACTGGTCTCCTAATTTTAACTTTTGCTAATACTTTTCCAACATATTTTATTAGTGTTATGCTTATAGGATTTTCATTTACCAACTTTTATCCTGTTGTAAATTCCTTTCTTCAAGAGAGATCTCCATCTGAATTAAGAGGAAAGGTGATGAGTCTTTTTTCAGTTGCCTTTCTCGGTATGGCACCTCTGGGACAAATTTCCATAGGATATATGGTTGAAATTTTGAATTATAAGGTTTTAATGATGGTATGGATTTTTTTAATTTTTATAGTAAATATGCCAATATTGTTTATCCTTAAAAATAAGGAAAAAAATGTCTGATCTAATTCTTAAGGCTCTTGATAATTTGGATAATCCTATTCTTATATTGAATAAAGGAACAGGGAAGATAGTCTATCATAATTCTAAGGCAAAATCTCTTCTTGATGAAATAGAAAGACAGGGGATTTGCCTAAAAATGGATCTTTTTCAGGAAAAAAAAATCCTTTTAACTATTGATTATCCAGTTCCCCTTATTTACTTTGGAACTTGTAAATTTCTGGATGATGAAAATATTTTAATTTCTTTTCAGGAATTTAGAAAGGATAAACCCTTTTCAGGTTTTCTTTTTGAGTTGCTTGAGGCCCTTCCAG
This window of the Caldimicrobium thiodismutans genome carries:
- a CDS encoding DUF4911 domain-containing protein, producing the protein MKGSLFKFIIEPSKIAFLKFILEGYDHLAILTILDPHKGFCTISFYPKEKELVQEILQDFRVEFLEN
- a CDS encoding cold-shock protein, with amino-acid sequence MFRGKVKWFDEKKGYGFISKDEGGDVFVHFSAIDMPGFKTLREGQTVEFEVIQGPKGEQASKVKVIDAGNPQNSRRARTREA
- a CDS encoding MFS transporter, producing the protein MFLTLPGPLKYKGFRLFITGHFLSFTGSWIQNTALQWIIYNLHHSTGELGLFNFLTTFPTIFVTLLAGFIIDRFNRKRLLQLLLILALFPPLVLGILLHFGIYLFWAFLLLSFLASVLSSIDMPLRQVFISEIVPPQYLTRALSLQASSFNSARMLGPALAGFIMQIFPISICFFINFISYLPLFIFTFWIKTSEDFSRKSEKFNVIKELKHFLKFLTENLEFSLILLLTASFTFFATSIIILLPMLTFKILQGSAKEFALLSSGVGIGAIMGAFFLFLKKEIPSKIFHLLKAHAFWLTGLLILTFANTFPTYFISVMLIGFSFTNFYPVVNSFLQERSPSELRGKVMSLFSVAFLGMAPLGQISIGYMVEILNYKVLMMVWIFLIFIVNMPILFILKNKEKNV